One genomic segment of Primulina tabacum isolate GXHZ01 chromosome 9, ASM2559414v2, whole genome shotgun sequence includes these proteins:
- the LOC142556143 gene encoding beta-farnesene synthase-like — MENYDMFNTALLFRLFRQHGHNIPCGVFDKFKDADNKFLTSLESDIKGLLSFYEATDVRIQGENVLEEAVVFTTCHLNNILTSQADFSVRERVSQTLEKSIHCGVPIVVARYYIPIYEKEESNDKLLVRLAKLNFRYLQNLYQTELSHLITWWKDLDILSKVPYMKDRVVESYFWGVAMDYEPQYSSARSAVAKSVLLTTMLDDTYDTYAPLEDLEIFTQILQSGRINEIDRLPNYFKEIYQFVSRIYEDFDNEASKQGKYYAGSYNKETVKQVCMAYHTEANWYRRKRLPAFEDVLSVGIVTSLLSILATSSFLNGPATAKDFEWLMSKPKIGVASAHMGRYWNDQASYDREYKINGESQTAVDCYMKQYGVPKEETLHKFVELAEDSWMTVNKEWVETVSVPRHALKPILNYCRAVMATYKKEQDGYTFPEKSLKPLILAVFLDPIII; from the exons ATGGAGAACTATGACATGTTCAATACAGCACTGTTGTTTCGGTTGTTTAGGCAACATGGACACAACATTCCTTGTG GTGTTTTCGACAAGTTCAAGGACGCGGACAATAAATTCTTGACTTCTTTGGAAAGTGACATAAAGGGTTTGTTAAGCTTTTATGAAGCGACGGATGTGAGAATTCAAGGGGAGAATGTGTTAGAAGAGGCAGTTGTTTTCACAACTTGTCATCTGAACAATATTCTTACATCGCAAGCTGATTTTTCCGTGAGAGAGAGAGTTTCACAAACCTTGGAGAAATCCATTCATTGCGGAGTTCCCATAGTAGTGGCGCGATATTACATTCCAATATATGAAAAGGAGGAATCAAACGACAAACTACTTGTTAGGCTGGCCAAATTAAATTTCAGATATCTGCAGAATTTGTATCAGACAGAGCTATCTCATCTCATAAC GTGGTGGAAGGATTTGGACATTCTTTCGAAAGTTCCTTATATGAAGGACCGTGTAGTTGAGTCTTATTTTTGGGGTGTGGCCATGGATTATGAACCTCAGTACTCCTCTGCTCGATCAGCTGTTGCTAAATCCGTATTGTTGACGACGATGTTAGATGACACATATGATACTTATGCTCCACTTGAAGACCTAGAGATATTTACCCAAATATTACAAAG TGGAAGGATTAATGAAATTGATCGTCTGCCCAATTACTTCAAAGAAATCTATCAGTTTGTTTCAAGAATCTACGAGGATTTCGACAACGAAGCATCAAAGCAAGGAAAATATTATGCGGGTTCTTATAATAAAGAAACG GTGAAACAAGTGTGTATGGCTTATCATACGGAAGCCAATTGGTATAGGAGAAAACGTTTACCAGCATTTGAAGATGTTCTTTCTGTTGGGATTGTCACCAGCTTGTTGTCTATACTTGCAACTTCATCCTTCTTGAACGGCCCAGCTACAGCGAAAGACTTCGAATGGTTGATGAGTAAACCAAAAATTGGCGTTGCCTCAGCTCATATGGGTCGATACTGGAACGATCAAGCTTCATATGAT CGCGAGTACAAGATTAATGGCGAGAGCCAAACTGCAGTGGATTGCTATATGAAACAATATGGTGTGCCAAAAGAAGAAACTCTGCATAAGTTCGTTGAACTTGCAGAAGATTCGTGGATGACTGTGAATAAGGAATGGGTCGAAACAGTGTCCGTTCCAAGGCACGCTCTCAAACCAATCCTCAATTATTGCCGAGCAGTGATGGCCACTTATAAGAAGGAACAAGATGGGTATACATTTCCAGAAAAATCACTCAAGCCACTCATtcttgctgtatttttggatcccataatcatataa